The DNA region CAATTATGTCCGCGACATTGCACAAGATAAACAAGGTTGCATCTGGGTGGCAACAGAACTTGGACTGAACCGGTTTGACGGATGCAACTTCACCACCTATAAAAGTAACAACTCACAATTAATCAATGATGCACTAAATGTACTACTATATGACGAAACAGAAAATGTGGTATGGATAGGTGGAAAATTCGACGGTATAAGCGCATTGGACTGTTCCACTTATCAATTCTACTCTTACACATCCAGAGACGAGGTAAGGGCGGATAATATCGTGCACTTGTCTCATGCCTCCGATGGGGGAATCTGGCTGACTCCACATTACGGGAACATTGTTCATTACGATAAACATAGCCACACATTCACATCGCTCGCTGATATGGGTATAGAGAACCTAAATAAATCCAACTGGTGTTGTTTCGACGATGGAGAAGGGCATCTTTATATCGGACACGCCCAAAGCGGAATGAGTATTATAAACCTGAAAAACAAAACAGTACGTAAACTCAGTCATACAAACAATAATCCGCAAAGTTTGCCCGGAAACAGTATTTATTCCATTTATAAAGATCATTTGCAAAACATTTGGGTAGGAACCAACAGGGGATTGGGTTTATTTAACCCGAAAACAGAAGAGTTTAGCGTATTCAGGCATGAATCCGATAACCCTCATTCTCTGATTGCCGACCATATTTACGATATCAAAGAAATGAATGACGGCACGCTATGGATTGCCAGTGATATCGGCGGAATCAGTATACTCGATTTACACAGTATAACTTTTAAGAGTCCTGAAAAGGTGCAGTTCTATAATATCACCGCGGACAATAGCAAGCACGGGGTTACATCAGGAAATATACGCACCTTGTTACAGGATTCTTTCGGAAATATCTGGATAGGCAATTACAGTAGCGGTATAGATTTTATCAGCCACAGCCAACCGGAATTCCACATATTGCCCTATATGACCGAAAAAGGGAATATCACCAAGCACAAGCCTGTATGGGGAATCTGCAAGGATGAGAACAATCAAATCTGGCTGGGCGGTGAGAATGAAATAACATTATTCAAAGACAATAAACTCCTGAAAAGTATAGATATAACCAAACAACTTTCAAGACCATACGGACAAGTGTTTTCCATCATCAGCGACCAGCAAGGCGCATTATTACTTGGAATATACGACGACGGTCTTCTAAAATTCAATATCCGTAACGAACGTATCGAACGTATTCCATTGGATATGGCGGATGTAGATATCATCACCTTTTTCAAAGAAAATGATGAAAAAATATGGATAGGCGCCGAATATGGAATATACAGCTACAGCAACGGTACTCTCCGCAAAGAAGACGAAATCAACCGGTTATTGCCAGACCGATCAGTATATGGCATTCTCCGCGACAGGCAAGGTAAGTTGTGGATAGGTACTTATGGCGGAGGAATAGCTGTCCTTGACAAAGAAAACAAGCTGGTAGCCAAACTGAACAAAGGCACTCGCTTCTGCTCTAATGCCATCAATAGTCTTTACATGGATTCTCAGGGGGGCGTATGGGCTGCCACACGCAACGGAATAGGATACATTAAAGATACAGCCCGTCCGGAAGAGTTTGAAGCATACGGTTATGAGCAAGGACTTGAAGACACCTTCGTACGTGCCATTCAAGAAGATGCATCCGGAAATATCTGGCTCAGTACCAACGATGGAATATCCTTTTGGAACAAGCAAAAGAAGAAATTCGACAGTTACGACTATCGTGACGGCATACCTATGGGAAACTTTATTGAAGGTTCGGCCTGCCGGGCAAAAGATGGCACACTCTATTTCGGCTCGCTAAACGGTGTCTGCTATTTCAATCCGGAAAATCTGATCGCAGAACGCCAAGTGGCTCCTGTACAGATTATCGAATGCAGAAGTCTGAATAACCAGATAGAAAGTCGTAATGAAGGAACTATCATTCCGACCTCTGAGGGAAGCATCAACCTGCCCTATAACCGGAATTCTTTCCGCATCTCATTCACCGTACCGGACTATTCGCAAAGCGGACAGGTGGAATATGCATATATGATTGACGGACTGGAAAATACATGGACCAATACTTTAGGAGAAAACATGATTACTTTCCGCAATATTTCCCCGGGAGAATATACATTCAAAGTAAAAGCAAGGTTAAGAAATCAGGAGTGGGACGATAGTCATATAGCCACATTACAAGTACACATCTATCCACCTCTATGGCTGACGTGGTATGCGAAAGTCTTGTATATTCTGCTGGTCTTATTGTGTGTGTATATCTGGTTCCGTTTTTACAAACGTAAACTCATGCTGGAAAACTCCCTTGAACTGGAAAAAAAGAAAAGCCAAAACGAACAGGAACTTAACAACGAACGTCTGCGCTTCTACACCAACATCACACACGAACTGCGCACCCCATTAACGTTGATACTCGGTCCACTGGAAGATTTAGTCAATGACTCTAACGTACCTGCTTTTTATAGTAATAAAATCAAGATGATTCACAGCAGTGCTATCCGGTTATTGAACCTTATCAACCAAATACTGGAATTCCGCAAGACGGAAACACAAAACCGAAAACTAACAGTAACCAAAGGAGATTTAAGTAGTCTGATTACAGAAATAGGTTTGCGTTACAAAGAATTGAATCGGAACGATAGAGTAAAATTCCACATTCGTGTTCAGCCCTCAAAGACTAAACTCTATTTTGATACTGATATCATCTCTACCATACTGGATAATTTGTTATCAAATGCCATAAAATACACCCCGGAAGGAGAAATCAACCTGATTATGCATCCGATAAATCAGGAAGGCAAACAATATACAGAAATAGTGGTCAGCGATACCGGATACGGAATAGATGCTGACGCACTGCCGCATATCTTCGACCGTTATTATCAGGCGAAAGGAAAACATCAGGCGTCAGGTACAGGCATCGGCCTTGCATTAGTCAAATCACTGGCCAACCTGCACGAAGGCAGTCTGCATGTAGAAAGTGAAACGGGTAAAGGAACGACTTTCACTTTCCGGATTCTCACCGAAAATACTTATCCCGATGCCTTGCATAAAGAAGACAGAACGGAAAGTATTCCAGAAAAAACGGAAAGCTTAAAAGAGGAAGACAATGATACTTGTCCGGTAATACTGGTTGTAGAAGATAATGATGATATTCGCGAATACATCGCTACTTCTTTCAGCAACAACTACCACATAATGACTGCTACTAACGGAAAAGAAGGAGTAGAACAAGCACTGAAATATATCCCTGACATCATTATCAGCGACATTATGATGCCTGTAATGGATGGTATTGAATTATGCAAACTGATAAAAGAAGATGTTCGCACCAGCCATATCCCCGTCATTCTATTGACGGCCAAAGACTCCATCCAGGATAAGGAAGAGGGCTACGAAAGCGGTGCCGACTCATATCTTACGAAACCATTCAGCGCCAAGTTGCTGCACAGCCGTGTTCACAATTTGCTGGAATCACGAAAGAAGTTAGCCCTGCTGATAACCAACCGTACCAAAGAGTTGAAACCGGAACAAGTTCAGGAAACAATGCAACTAAGCCGGTTGGACGAAGAATTCTTGAACAGGTTTACTGCAATAGTAGAAGAAAATATCGACACACCCCAATTGGACATGCCCTTCATGATAGGCAAGATGAACATGAGTCACTCCACCCTTTACCGAAAGATAAAGGGACTGACTGGAATCTCAGGCAATGAGTTCATCCGGAAAATAAGACTGAAAAACAGCTTGCGCTTATTGATGGAAGAAGGATTCAATGTTTCGGAAGCGGCTTATGCAAGCGGTTTCAATGACTTGGGATATTTCCGGAATTGCTTCAAAGAGGAATATGGAATGGCACCGTCGGAGTATATAAAACAGAAGAAATAGAAAATGGACGTGTCTTCCACTAAGGAAACACGTCCATCCCTCCTATAGCTATCAACGTATTTCTATGTCTAAAGTATTACCTTCGATATCAATACGGAGTTCCTGCTTTTCAGCATTATACTTCCAAGAAGCAACATTCTTCACTTTCTTCACAGACGGCATATTCTTTAAAATAAAAGTATATTTCTGAGATATACCACTGCTAACTTTCAGTTTACCCGTCTTCTCATCATAAGTCACCAGACAATCTTCATACTCAATGCCATCTCCACACGGAAGATGCAGCTGACGAGTAGTGGTCCCATTAGGATATATCATGATAGTTTTGCGTCCCACCATCGAAGCATCACCCAGTCCGGTTAGCCCACTAGTTACATTCAGCGGCAGAATGGCTCCTGCCTTCACAAATAAGGGAAAACGCTCTAACGCATACACTTCCTCTATCAAACTGCCGGGAGCATACTTAGTCCCATCATAGAAATTAATCCATTCTCCTTCGGAAGGAAGATGAAACGATACACGGTTATCAGCCGACGTGATAGCTTTGGTAAATAAATAATCTCCCACCTGATGGCTTTCTTCCTCATAAGATGCATTTTTTATCAAAGACCCACCATGCAAATGTGCATCCACAACTGTTGAAAATAAATAGGGAATCAGTTCATCATGCAAAACAACACAATAACGATAGATATTCTCTACGTCTGTGCCATGCCACCAAGGCAGATGATTACTGAAAGCGCCATTCTCACCGCCATTAATCATACAGGCGGTCATACATCCAAATTGTGCATAGCGCACAAACTGCTCTTTATTGGAACGCTTCATGAAAAAACCAGCAACTTCGCATCCCGGTGAACCATAGCCACGCTTTGCCGACTGATAAATATTCTGAATTTGCAGTTTCAAGCCCTTCCAGTCACCGGAAAAGTCTCCACACCATCCCATATTCATCTTTTCCACACTGGCTGCATAACCTCCCTGATGTGAATAGGGACGAGCGATAATGATGCCTTGCGGGTTCTTTTTTACCGTATAATCGTACATAGCATCGTAGTAATAAGGGCGGAACTGCTCATTACTCATCTGACCAATAGACGTATCGAGAATATCTCCAAACCAGAATTCTCCCTGATCTACCTTCCAGCCATAGACACCATCGATAAAGACTTTATCCAGTTGCTTATACCACCAAGCTACTGCTTCTTTATTTGTAAAGTCGATATGTACCCCTTCTCCTTTCCACCAGACATGCGGCTTACTCTGATTTATGCCATACCCTTTAGAAACGACCTCATCATACGTATCGCTTTTTTGAAAACGGGTATCCTTACACTTTATATTGACTGCTCCTGTAAGCCATAGAAGCACTTTCACATCTTTACTCTTAAAATAATTAATCATATCCTTCGGGTCCGAATAGCGTTGCATGTCCCAGTTAAAGTCATTATAGGTCGTACTCCAAGGACTATCAATGATAACAGCACCTACCGGAATATTACGTTCTAAATACCCGTCGACCAGTGCTTTTGCTCCATCCGCCGTATTAATACTATCTTCCCATGCTACATGTTCAAAAGCCCACGCCGGAGTAATCGGTGGATTTTGGGCACTCATGGACACACATATCAGAATTGAAATTGTAAGTAATAAAAGCTTCTTCATATTGTTTTGTTTTCTAATTATTGTGCATAACCTTCGTTTTGCTTAAACTCTATATTCAGAACCTTGTAACTATTAATAGTGGACAAGGGTACCGGACGATTAATGTGGTAGGGTTTAATCCCTATTCCATTTACTCCATTTTCCGGATTTGTATCGGGATTTTTCTCTTTAATCCATTGGCAGAATGCATCTTTGTCCAGCGCACGTTTCAGCATTTGCCATCTGAAGAGTTCCCCTCCCAGTTCACGGGCTCCTTCATCCAGAATAAATGAAATATCAATATCTTCCAGATTTACAGTCAATGCTTCTTCGTGTCCTGGCATTAAAGCCCGTTGACGAAGTTCCATTATCACCTGTGTCGCTTCATCTTTTCTGCCTAGACGGGTATACGCTTCTGCCAACGTCACATAGACTTCTCCCAACCGAATCAAGATTGCATCCTTATAGGCATATTCCTGTTTTGCAGTTGACCGACTGCTATCCAGCCATTTAGTCACATTATTGGCACAACTACGAACATTGGAATTATTAAGGACTGCTCCCGTTTCTATATCGTAAATATCAGTTACATCATCACAGATAATACCTCTATTCTCATAAGCCGACTTAACTTCTTGAGGAAGAACATCGAGTGCACGGATCAATAAAGTGTCCGAAAAATCAGGTAGTTCATTCCAATCGTCAGTACGGCAGTAACCTGATATAAAAGTTGCATCACGACGCTTATCATACTTATTAAATACATGAATAAAATAATAAGTAGGCATCACAGCACGATATTCACGACCATAGAAGACACTATGCGCTTGCAGACCATTGATTGTCTTAGAATAAGAACGCACCGAACGGTTTACCTGTGAAACCCAATAACGATGGATGAAATTATTCTGAGCATCAAATGTCGTGTTGCCATATTGTATGGACCAGATAATCTCACTATTTTCAGTATTATCCGGTGAAAAGATGCGACTGAAATCACTTTCTAATTTATATCCATAGTCATTCTTTAATTCGGTAGCCACTCTCACCGCTTCTTCATAACAGTGCTTTTTGTTCTGCATCCCAACCTCACCGATCAATGTTTCATCATAAGCTGCCAGAGACATCAAGACACGCATCCGAATGGCCTTAGCAATACCCTGATCCATACGCCCGAAATTTGATGAACGTACTTCGGAAGGGGCTTTCAGACTTTGGTCTGCAATCTCCAGGTCTGCAAGAATACGCTTATAAAAAGCAGCAATCCCCGGTTGGGTTCCTCCTATCTCTTCCGGACTGGTAATAGGCATCTCAGCATAATATGCGGCAGGTCCATAGATTTCAATAATCTGATGTAAATAAAAGGCACGCAAAGCGTGAGCTTCCGAAAGAAGTTCACTACGCTTGCTTTCCGAATGAAAATCTGCGGCATTAATCGAGTTGATACTTGTATTGATAGTGGAAAGTGCTACATACAACCATTTCCAGAGGCCTTCGTTGCTGCTATTATCAATCATGTATGTATCGGTATAGGTAATCAGTCCTTTCCAGTAGTCACGTACATTACCTCCATAAGCCATCAGGTCATTTCCTAATTCCCCTACCATAAACCACTGTTCCAGAAGTTCGGTATTGATCTGATACAATGACAGCAACTCAGCTTCAGCACCTTTTTCCGTCTGTGCATACGTATCATTAATAGACCCTTTCGGAGTTTCTTCCAGAAAACTGTCACAACCACAGAATGTCATCAATAAGGACAGACAAACTGAATATAATTTATAATTGAGTTTCATATCGTTCTATTTTAAAAAGTTAGATTTACACCAAAATTAATACTCTTCGGTACTGTCAATTCTATAGAAGGAGATTCGGGAATCACATCTTCTTTAGCTGCCCTATACAAATAGAAGGCATTGCGCAACTGAACATAAAAACGTGCTTTGCTCACCGGAATATATCGTTTAAGTAATGAATGAAAATCATATCCCAATGTCATATCCTGCATTTTGATATAATCGCCTTTCATATATCCACATAATTCACGATGATCGGCCCAGGTTGCATCCGCTCTCGGATAATCGTTTGAAGGATTATCCGGTGTCCAGTAATTTATATCGGGCACCCATCGGGTACCGGTCAGAATCACGTGCCAGCCGTAAGCATCATCATAGAAGACATAATCCCATCTACTTGAGATATTAAAGGAGAAATCCAAATTCTTCCACTTGAATGAGCTACCTAATGAAACAATATACTTCGGATCAGTAGAGCCAAGGATCTTTTTATCATCAGCCGTAATCTGTCCATCCGGTTTCAAGTCTCTGATTTTCACATCTCCCGGTTTGCAACCATATTTAGCTGCTTCTTCTACTTCATTGATCTGCCAGATACCGGCTTTCTCATAATCATAAATCACATTAATGGGCTTGCCAATGAACCATTTATTTGAGATATCATCCTGATCGTTTGTCAGGCTTATGATTTTATTTTCATTGACAGACATATTCAGGTTCATATCCCACTGTATATCTTTTGTATCTACTAATATACCGTTTAAAGAAAGCTCAATACCCCTGTTCTGTGTTTTACCAATATTTTGCCAAATACGCGAAAAACCGGTAGTTAAAGGTATACTACGCTGCATCAGAAGGTCTTTTGTTCGGGTATCATAGAATTCAATATAACCGGAAAGACGGTTATTGAACAATCCAAAGTCCAAACCAATATTATTGGTGTGGGTTATTTCCCAACTCAACTTTTTGTTTACCAATTTATCGGGTCGGTAAGCATAAATGCCTTTTCCACCTTCTCCAAACTGATAACCATAACTTCCCAAACCTGCCAAGGTAGAATACGGATCGATAGCCTGATTACCTACTGTTCCATAAGCATAACGCAACTTCAGATTAGAAATCCACCTAATATCTTTCATGAACGGTTCTTCTGAAATTCTCCATGCCAAACCTCCTGAGAAGAACGTAGCCCACTGGTTACCTTTGGCCAAACGAGATGAACCGTCCGAACGTACCGAGATATTGGCCAGATACTTTCCCTGATAGTCGTAACGCACACGTCCCATAAAAGAAGCTAATGCCCAGTTGCTGTAACCGCTTCCTATTTTCTGATTCTCAGTATTAGTACCCAGATTATGATAAAGTAACTGCTCTACATCCAGATTCTTGCCTTCGGCCGACATATCGTCATACTGGTAATTTTGTATTTCGGTGATAGCATCCAACGTGATATGATGCTCATTAAAAGTATTATCATAGGTCAACGTGTTATTCCAGGTCATCATATATGAATTCTGACCGCTCTTACCTGAACGATTTAACCCGCCGTTTGCCTGAAAAGACTCACTTCCATAAAAGAACCCTTTTTTCGTATCACTATATGTATAGCCGAAATTACTATGTAAAGAAAAGTTATGCAACGGATGTACATTTGCAGAGAAAACCATATTCACACTTGTATTCTCCGTATCATTGGCATACTGCCCGTCCACATAGTCTGCAAGGATACTTACGCTGGACTCCTGCGGATTAGGATACATGATCAGATCTCCACTCTCATCATAGGGCTTTGATAAAGGTGTTCCATAAAACAGTGCTTGCCCATAAGTAGCAAATCCACTGCTGTTCCGCTTACGCAAACGCATTGTTGCCCCCAAATCAAGCCATGAAGTAAGTTTATGATCAACAGTAGATGTGAAATAGAACTTCTTTGCTTCACTATTCTGATTGTAACCTTTATCCTTT from Bacteroides sp. MSB163 includes:
- a CDS encoding TonB-dependent receptor, encoding MMLCITIFCVHAQHVVTGTVKNVAGEPVIGANILMKGTTNNGTITDIDGNFSLEAPTRGVLEVSFIGYVKQEVSIGGNKHINIILVEDATTLDDVVVIGYGTTKKSDLTASVASVKGDVIAASASTSITDALQGKVPGMDIQASRYEGDDRGIRIRGSRSLNASNTPLIIVDGVPASLDVVNMNEVASIEVLKDASSAAIYGSRGANGVIIITTKRGKTGKTTVNYDAFYGISKPHFMDMMQGEKFVQMRRDSYKIANDLWGQEVSDEKIFSNEELQMIRNGEYYDWQDLVFRDGSTQKHNLSVSSGNEKTKFSLSFAYEKDKGYNQNSEAKKFYFTSTVDHKLTSWLDLGATMRLRKRNSSGFATYGQALFYGTPLSKPYDESGDLIMYPNPQESSVSILADYVDGQYANDTENTSVNMVFSANVHPLHNFSLHSNFGYTYSDTKKGFFYGSESFQANGGLNRSGKSGQNSYMMTWNNTLTYDNTFNEHHITLDAITEIQNYQYDDMSAEGKNLDVEQLLYHNLGTNTENQKIGSGYSNWALASFMGRVRYDYQGKYLANISVRSDGSSRLAKGNQWATFFSGGLAWRISEEPFMKDIRWISNLKLRYAYGTVGNQAIDPYSTLAGLGSYGYQFGEGGKGIYAYRPDKLVNKKLSWEITHTNNIGLDFGLFNNRLSGYIEFYDTRTKDLLMQRSIPLTTGFSRIWQNIGKTQNRGIELSLNGILVDTKDIQWDMNLNMSVNENKIISLTNDQDDISNKWFIGKPINVIYDYEKAGIWQINEVEEAAKYGCKPGDVKIRDLKPDGQITADDKKILGSTDPKYIVSLGSSFKWKNLDFSFNISSRWDYVFYDDAYGWHVILTGTRWVPDINYWTPDNPSNDYPRADATWADHRELCGYMKGDYIKMQDMTLGYDFHSLLKRYIPVSKARFYVQLRNAFYLYRAAKEDVIPESPSIELTVPKSINFGVNLTF
- a CDS encoding hybrid sensor histidine kinase/response regulator transcription factor: MRSYKLLLFLLCRLLFCIDGMAQPYTLRHLGVEDGLSNNYVRDIAQDKQGCIWVATELGLNRFDGCNFTTYKSNNSQLINDALNVLLYDETENVVWIGGKFDGISALDCSTYQFYSYTSRDEVRADNIVHLSHASDGGIWLTPHYGNIVHYDKHSHTFTSLADMGIENLNKSNWCCFDDGEGHLYIGHAQSGMSIINLKNKTVRKLSHTNNNPQSLPGNSIYSIYKDHLQNIWVGTNRGLGLFNPKTEEFSVFRHESDNPHSLIADHIYDIKEMNDGTLWIASDIGGISILDLHSITFKSPEKVQFYNITADNSKHGVTSGNIRTLLQDSFGNIWIGNYSSGIDFISHSQPEFHILPYMTEKGNITKHKPVWGICKDENNQIWLGGENEITLFKDNKLLKSIDITKQLSRPYGQVFSIISDQQGALLLGIYDDGLLKFNIRNERIERIPLDMADVDIITFFKENDEKIWIGAEYGIYSYSNGTLRKEDEINRLLPDRSVYGILRDRQGKLWIGTYGGGIAVLDKENKLVAKLNKGTRFCSNAINSLYMDSQGGVWAATRNGIGYIKDTARPEEFEAYGYEQGLEDTFVRAIQEDASGNIWLSTNDGISFWNKQKKKFDSYDYRDGIPMGNFIEGSACRAKDGTLYFGSLNGVCYFNPENLIAERQVAPVQIIECRSLNNQIESRNEGTIIPTSEGSINLPYNRNSFRISFTVPDYSQSGQVEYAYMIDGLENTWTNTLGENMITFRNISPGEYTFKVKARLRNQEWDDSHIATLQVHIYPPLWLTWYAKVLYILLVLLCVYIWFRFYKRKLMLENSLELEKKKSQNEQELNNERLRFYTNITHELRTPLTLILGPLEDLVNDSNVPAFYSNKIKMIHSSAIRLLNLINQILEFRKTETQNRKLTVTKGDLSSLITEIGLRYKELNRNDRVKFHIRVQPSKTKLYFDTDIISTILDNLLSNAIKYTPEGEINLIMHPINQEGKQYTEIVVSDTGYGIDADALPHIFDRYYQAKGKHQASGTGIGLALVKSLANLHEGSLHVESETGKGTTFTFRILTENTYPDALHKEDRTESIPEKTESLKEEDNDTCPVILVVEDNDDIREYIATSFSNNYHIMTATNGKEGVEQALKYIPDIIISDIMMPVMDGIELCKLIKEDVRTSHIPVILLTAKDSIQDKEEGYESGADSYLTKPFSAKLLHSRVHNLLESRKKLALLITNRTKELKPEQVQETMQLSRLDEEFLNRFTAIVEENIDTPQLDMPFMIGKMNMSHSTLYRKIKGLTGISGNEFIRKIRLKNSLRLLMEEGFNVSEAAYASGFNDLGYFRNCFKEEYGMAPSEYIKQKK
- a CDS encoding RagB/SusD family nutrient uptake outer membrane protein; the protein is MKLNYKLYSVCLSLLMTFCGCDSFLEETPKGSINDTYAQTEKGAEAELLSLYQINTELLEQWFMVGELGNDLMAYGGNVRDYWKGLITYTDTYMIDNSSNEGLWKWLYVALSTINTSINSINAADFHSESKRSELLSEAHALRAFYLHQIIEIYGPAAYYAEMPITSPEEIGGTQPGIAAFYKRILADLEIADQSLKAPSEVRSSNFGRMDQGIAKAIRMRVLMSLAAYDETLIGEVGMQNKKHCYEEAVRVATELKNDYGYKLESDFSRIFSPDNTENSEIIWSIQYGNTTFDAQNNFIHRYWVSQVNRSVRSYSKTINGLQAHSVFYGREYRAVMPTYYFIHVFNKYDKRRDATFISGYCRTDDWNELPDFSDTLLIRALDVLPQEVKSAYENRGIICDDVTDIYDIETGAVLNNSNVRSCANNVTKWLDSSRSTAKQEYAYKDAILIRLGEVYVTLAEAYTRLGRKDEATQVIMELRQRALMPGHEEALTVNLEDIDISFILDEGARELGGELFRWQMLKRALDKDAFCQWIKEKNPDTNPENGVNGIGIKPYHINRPVPLSTINSYKVLNIEFKQNEGYAQ
- a CDS encoding TIM-barrel domain-containing protein; this encodes MKKLLLLTISILICVSMSAQNPPITPAWAFEHVAWEDSINTADGAKALVDGYLERNIPVGAVIIDSPWSTTYNDFNWDMQRYSDPKDMINYFKSKDVKVLLWLTGAVNIKCKDTRFQKSDTYDEVVSKGYGINQSKPHVWWKGEGVHIDFTNKEAVAWWYKQLDKVFIDGVYGWKVDQGEFWFGDILDTSIGQMSNEQFRPYYYDAMYDYTVKKNPQGIIIARPYSHQGGYAASVEKMNMGWCGDFSGDWKGLKLQIQNIYQSAKRGYGSPGCEVAGFFMKRSNKEQFVRYAQFGCMTACMINGGENGAFSNHLPWWHGTDVENIYRYCVVLHDELIPYLFSTVVDAHLHGGSLIKNASYEEESHQVGDYLFTKAITSADNRVSFHLPSEGEWINFYDGTKYAPGSLIEEVYALERFPLFVKAGAILPLNVTSGLTGLGDASMVGRKTIMIYPNGTTTRQLHLPCGDGIEYEDCLVTYDEKTGKLKVSSGISQKYTFILKNMPSVKKVKNVASWKYNAEKQELRIDIEGNTLDIEIR